The following are from one region of the Synergistales bacterium genome:
- a CDS encoding C10 family peptidase, protein PIIAFIAGGTEYAASEANPLGALVSRDLASRIAAVRQPAENLPSGVQKTSNDNRARWERLIVAGRGPDSGRDSAGSIDDVRVAPLVESTWSQGAIGGKAVYNYYTPPNSADSSSNYVCGCVATAMSQLMRFHKHPQSGIGWNEFTIYVEEEAELKATRGGDGSGGPYAWDDMPLTPDSSITDTQRQAIGALTSDAGVTVSMHYAGAGSGTDTLAAANAFTDIFDYANAVKGYNSGANIQSSVRNTMVNPNLDAGYPVLFGITGDPGGHAIVGDGYGYDGGTLYHHLNMGWSGQDDAWYNLPTIDTGLGTFISVYKTVYNVFVDKTGEAISGRVTDSDGNPIAGATVALTGAVDATDTTDEQGIYAFAGVPSRSDFTVTVSREGIHFAQPSQPVATGRSLNFGTVGNLWQVDFAEQTFTVTATAGEGGSIDPSGDVAAVYSEDVSFDIAADTGYEIDVISVDNTPLSGVAGKTSHTYTFHNVSEDHNIEASFTKKAFTITATAGEGGSIDPSGDVAAVYSEDVSFDITADTGWEIDAVSADSAPISGVAGKTSHTHIFNSVCGDHTIAAAFRALPTPTPTPQPTATPTPVPTATPVPTATPTPTEEPTPTPGPVPQPEDIDSDDVAPDDGTVSVDVAPLSGDEQQGIGDGAQTLLDDGEAQRVDEIRATRVKARVEEPGGKAGFTIGDGGDSMSARAETKRALLVRNASSGEWDRTTPPHSGENLDVTEGDAGLNVRVRDGGTYDRDGNADGSVETDLAVVAYTPAEPTPSGDSGGGCRLGFAPLALLLVLPGLLAIRR, encoded by the coding sequence AGCCGATCATCGCATTCATCGCCGGCGGCACCGAATACGCGGCCTCCGAGGCCAACCCCCTGGGCGCTCTGGTCTCCCGGGATCTGGCCTCCCGGATCGCGGCGGTGCGCCAACCGGCGGAAAATCTCCCCAGTGGGGTCCAGAAGACCTCCAACGACAACCGCGCCAGATGGGAGCGCCTCATCGTCGCGGGCAGGGGGCCGGACAGCGGCAGAGACAGCGCCGGGAGCATCGACGATGTCCGCGTGGCGCCGCTGGTGGAGAGCACCTGGAGCCAGGGCGCCATCGGGGGAAAGGCGGTCTACAACTACTACACGCCTCCCAACAGCGCAGACAGCAGCAGCAACTACGTCTGCGGCTGCGTGGCCACGGCGATGTCCCAGCTGATGCGGTTCCACAAGCATCCCCAGAGCGGCATCGGCTGGAACGAGTTCACCATCTACGTAGAGGAGGAAGCAGAGCTGAAAGCCACACGCGGCGGCGACGGCAGCGGCGGGCCCTACGCCTGGGACGACATGCCCCTCACGCCGGACAGCTCCATCACCGACACCCAGCGCCAGGCCATCGGCGCGCTGACCTCCGACGCCGGCGTCACCGTCTCCATGCACTACGCCGGCGCCGGCTCCGGAACGGACACACTGGCGGCCGCCAATGCGTTCACCGACATCTTCGACTACGCAAACGCCGTCAAGGGATACAACAGCGGGGCCAACATTCAGTCGTCGGTGCGGAACACCATGGTGAATCCCAATCTCGACGCCGGCTATCCGGTGCTCTTCGGGATCACCGGCGATCCCGGCGGCCACGCCATCGTCGGCGACGGCTACGGCTACGACGGCGGCACCCTCTACCACCATCTCAACATGGGGTGGTCGGGGCAGGACGATGCCTGGTACAACCTGCCCACCATCGATACGGGGCTGGGAACCTTCATTTCCGTGTACAAAACGGTCTACAACGTCTTCGTCGACAAGACGGGCGAGGCCATCAGCGGCAGGGTCACCGACAGCGACGGCAACCCGATCGCCGGGGCGACGGTGGCCCTCACAGGCGCCGTCGACGCCACGGACACCACCGACGAACAGGGGATCTACGCCTTCGCCGGCGTCCCGTCCAGGTCCGATTTCACCGTGACGGTCTCCAGGGAGGGGATCCATTTCGCCCAGCCCAGCCAGCCGGTCGCCACAGGCAGGTCGCTCAACTTCGGCACGGTGGGCAACCTCTGGCAGGTGGATTTTGCGGAACAGACCTTCACCGTCACCGCCACCGCCGGTGAGGGCGGCAGCATCGATCCCTCCGGGGATGTGGCCGCCGTCTACAGCGAGGATGTCTCCTTCGACATCGCCGCCGACACCGGCTACGAGATCGACGTGATCTCCGTGGACAACACACCGCTCTCCGGCGTCGCCGGGAAGACCTCCCACACCTACACCTTCCACAACGTGAGTGAGGACCACAACATCGAGGCAAGCTTTACAAAGAAGGCATTCACCATCACGGCAACCGCCGGCGAGGGCGGGAGCATCGATCCCTCCGGGGATGTGGCCGCCGTCTACAGCGAGGATGTCTCCTTCGACATCACCGCCGACACCGGCTGGGAGATCGATGCCGTCTCCGCGGACAGCGCACCGATCTCCGGCGTCGCCGGAAAGACCTCCCACACCCACATCTTCAACAGCGTGTGCGGCGACCACACCATCGCGGCGGCCTTCCGGGCCCTGCCCACGCCAACGCCGACACCTCAGCCCACAGCCACCCCGACACCTGTGCCCACTGCAACACCGGTCCCCACGGCGACCCCGACACCCACGGAGGAGCCGACTCCCACGCCGGGGCCTGTTCCCCAGCCGGAGGATATCGACAGCGACGACGTGGCGCCCGATGACGGGACCGTCAGCGTGGATGTCGCCCCGTTGAGCGGAGACGAACAGCAGGGCATCGGGGATGGGGCCCAGACGCTTCTGGACGACGGCGAGGCCCAGCGTGTGGACGAAATCCGGGCCACCAGGGTGAAGGCCAGGGTGGAAGAGCCCGGCGGCAAGGCGGGGTTCACCATCGGTGACGGTGGAGACAGCATGAGCGCCCGGGCCGAGACAAAGAGGGCGCTGCTGGTCAGAAACGCATCGTCCGGCGAGTGGGACCGCACCACCCCGCCCCACAGCGGCGAGAATCTGGACGTCACGGAAGGCGACGCAGGCCTGAACGTACGCGTCCGGGACGGCGGCACCTACGATCGTGACGGCAACGCCGACGGCAGCGTGGAGACCGACCTGGCCGTGGTGGCCTACACCCCCGCCGAGCCCACACCCTCCGGCGACAGCGGGGGCGGCTGCCGCCTCGGCTTCGCACCGCTCGCCCTGCTGCTGGTCCTGCCGGGACTGTTGGCGATCCGCCGATAG
- a CDS encoding S8 family serine peptidase, whose amino-acid sequence MVSMGSGLELVRKGRKGAALFTMVVVAALLAVAPQAAMAWSDGTSPGGPASTGDEELYAADRIIFSLEGSERFARRSDRGTSPQRDYTAMQESMETRGTAALAGAGLRWRSLEALPFTGALVAEGIAGDPVEASRRLAESPSVAWAEPDYRNTLYAQPAKGDEDATYDPMYPDEWHLHGEAENGVDAATVWERLIAGDDVVVAIMDTGVDYTHIDLADNMWDGIAVSPDLVHHGYDFGEDNNDPMDRFGHGTHCAGITAGVINGHGIIGAAPTATIIAAKVADKQFSLNDSYVLAACNWLAKLRTLHNVPVRAVNMSFGGPIYSESDKVGLEALQDAGILAFIAAGNDYRDNDLFGAGFSSSIPMPNVLTVAATAQDGGLTDFSQWGRVTVDLGSPGADILSTIPAECALREEGDISRDIGGTTYWWSPWDGTSMATPLALGVAALGWAAHPDADWREMKSLLLTAGTPESVLDGYCRTGERVSAPETASNDIPEGPVLYDALNSGVWSLPWLEPGEPLTIFGDNLGDAAGSLTVHSADDAPPAPWQTTASWNETLPTTSWSPTAITATVPQMDATFDARATLEVTTISGDSASLPALVAEVGASRDSSLHPAAALLNGSTTTFSGDHYCIGSYEDTDKTVLYRWDDDSGDVAPEADLSDLLPDNGDTVEFQYSTLAGDDASGRIYIIGGSAGGYLYAYNPGEPELEWWDLENDYLVELLLPFAAGDGEGTVMVAGGMDYRDRGIWDCVCSLDVGSVPDEGTITAELLDVTWDKPRYAGTAAVVEGRFALAGGIGPVGDPANNNVYFLDRESLEWSANPLPYGYGESAATKTRDEGGELINGTLAEHNGCLYYIGAGTFAGSSLLSPHKMYYTSPFIFYLPAEYIGAQEGKSASGGVPWGILDRRFAFPASLNGKPSFFPFLRDSKAVMAAHYVNDSGYSIFETPLYDQIPADRHMVTATAGTGGAIDPSGEIAIPDGGTISFDITAHSGYAIDVISVDNKPLAGVGGKTAHRYTFEDVSEDHGITAAFRALPTPTPAPQPTATPTPAPTATPTPAPTAAPTPTPTPGPIPQPEEIDSDDVTPDEGTVSVDVAPLSGDEQQGIEDGAQTLLDDGEAQRVDEIRATRVKARVEEPGGKAGFSIGDGGDSRSARAETKRALLVRNASTGEWDRTTPPHSGEDLDVTEGDAGLTVRVRDGGTYDRDGATDGSVETDLAVVAYTPAEPTPSGDGGGGCRLGFAPVALLLLLPVLMIRRR is encoded by the coding sequence ATGGTCTCGATGGGAAGCGGATTGGAACTGGTACGCAAGGGAAGGAAGGGCGCCGCGCTCTTCACAATGGTTGTGGTGGCGGCGCTCCTGGCCGTCGCACCGCAGGCCGCCATGGCCTGGAGTGACGGGACATCCCCTGGGGGTCCCGCATCAACAGGCGATGAAGAGCTCTACGCTGCGGACAGGATCATCTTCTCCCTGGAAGGCTCCGAGCGTTTCGCCCGGCGGAGCGACAGGGGCACCTCGCCGCAGCGGGACTACACGGCGATGCAGGAGAGCATGGAGACCAGGGGCACCGCCGCACTGGCAGGCGCCGGGCTGCGGTGGCGCAGCCTGGAGGCGCTGCCCTTCACGGGGGCGCTGGTCGCCGAGGGGATCGCCGGCGACCCGGTGGAGGCGAGCCGCCGCCTGGCGGAGAGCCCCTCGGTGGCCTGGGCGGAGCCGGACTACCGGAACACCCTCTACGCACAGCCCGCGAAGGGGGACGAAGACGCCACCTACGACCCCATGTATCCCGATGAGTGGCACCTGCACGGCGAAGCCGAAAACGGCGTGGACGCCGCCACCGTCTGGGAGCGGCTCATCGCCGGCGACGACGTGGTGGTGGCCATCATGGACACCGGCGTGGACTACACCCACATCGATCTGGCCGACAACATGTGGGACGGCATCGCCGTCTCCCCGGATCTCGTCCACCACGGCTACGACTTCGGCGAGGACAACAACGACCCCATGGACCGCTTCGGCCACGGCACCCACTGCGCCGGCATCACCGCGGGGGTCATCAACGGCCACGGCATCATCGGCGCGGCGCCGACGGCAACCATCATCGCCGCCAAGGTGGCCGACAAGCAGTTCAGTCTCAACGACAGCTACGTCCTGGCGGCCTGCAACTGGCTGGCCAAACTGAGGACCCTCCACAATGTCCCCGTCCGGGCCGTCAACATGTCCTTCGGCGGCCCCATCTACTCGGAATCCGACAAGGTGGGGCTGGAGGCGCTGCAGGACGCCGGCATCCTGGCCTTCATCGCCGCCGGGAATGACTACCGCGACAACGACCTCTTCGGCGCCGGCTTCAGCAGCTCCATCCCCATGCCCAACGTGCTCACCGTGGCGGCCACCGCGCAGGACGGCGGCCTCACCGACTTCTCCCAGTGGGGACGGGTCACCGTGGACCTGGGCAGCCCCGGCGCGGATATCCTCTCCACCATTCCCGCGGAGTGCGCCCTGCGCGAGGAGGGCGACATCTCCCGCGACATCGGCGGCACCACCTACTGGTGGTCTCCCTGGGACGGCACCTCCATGGCCACCCCTCTGGCGCTGGGCGTGGCGGCTCTCGGCTGGGCGGCCCACCCCGACGCCGACTGGCGGGAGATGAAATCGCTGCTGCTCACCGCCGGCACCCCCGAGAGCGTTCTGGACGGCTACTGCCGCACCGGCGAGCGGGTCTCCGCGCCCGAAACGGCAAGCAACGACATCCCCGAGGGACCGGTGCTCTACGACGCCCTCAACAGCGGTGTCTGGAGCCTCCCCTGGCTGGAGCCCGGCGAACCGCTGACCATCTTCGGCGACAACCTGGGGGACGCGGCGGGAAGCCTCACCGTCCACTCCGCCGACGACGCCCCACCGGCGCCCTGGCAGACAACCGCATCCTGGAACGAAACCCTGCCGACCACCTCCTGGAGCCCCACGGCGATCACCGCCACCGTCCCACAGATGGACGCGACCTTCGACGCCAGGGCCACCCTGGAGGTAACCACCATCTCCGGCGACAGCGCCTCCCTGCCTGCCCTCGTCGCGGAGGTCGGCGCCAGCCGGGACTCCTCGCTGCACCCCGCTGCGGCGCTGCTCAACGGCTCCACCACCACATTCAGCGGCGACCACTACTGCATCGGCAGCTACGAGGACACCGACAAGACCGTCCTCTACCGCTGGGACGACGACTCCGGCGACGTGGCCCCGGAGGCGGACCTCTCCGACCTTCTGCCGGACAACGGCGATACGGTGGAATTCCAGTACAGCACACTGGCGGGCGACGACGCCTCGGGCCGGATCTACATCATCGGCGGCAGCGCCGGCGGGTACCTCTACGCCTACAACCCCGGCGAACCCGAACTGGAGTGGTGGGACCTGGAGAATGACTACCTGGTGGAGCTGCTCCTGCCCTTCGCCGCCGGCGACGGCGAGGGCACCGTCATGGTCGCCGGCGGGATGGACTACCGGGACCGGGGGATCTGGGACTGCGTCTGCAGCCTGGATGTGGGCAGCGTCCCCGACGAGGGCACCATCACGGCAGAGCTGCTGGACGTCACCTGGGACAAGCCCCGCTATGCCGGGACGGCGGCCGTGGTGGAGGGCAGGTTCGCCCTGGCCGGCGGCATCGGCCCCGTAGGCGACCCAGCCAACAACAATGTCTACTTCCTGGACCGGGAGAGCCTCGAATGGTCCGCCAATCCCCTGCCCTACGGGTACGGCGAGAGCGCAGCCACCAAAACGAGAGACGAAGGCGGCGAACTCATCAACGGCACGCTGGCGGAGCACAACGGCTGCCTCTACTACATCGGCGCCGGCACCTTCGCCGGTTCCAGCCTTCTCTCGCCGCACAAGATGTACTACACCAGCCCCTTTATCTTCTATCTCCCCGCCGAGTACATCGGCGCACAGGAGGGGAAGAGCGCTTCCGGCGGCGTCCCCTGGGGGATCCTCGACAGGCGGTTCGCCTTCCCCGCCAGCCTCAACGGCAAGCCATCCTTCTTCCCCTTCCTCCGGGACAGCAAGGCCGTGATGGCGGCCCACTACGTCAACGACAGCGGGTACAGCATCTTCGAGACGCCGCTCTACGATCAGATCCCCGCAGACCGGCACATGGTCACCGCCACCGCCGGAACGGGCGGTGCCATCGACCCCTCCGGGGAAATCGCCATACCCGACGGCGGGACGATCTCCTTCGACATCACCGCCCACAGCGGCTACGCAATCGATGTCATCTCCGTGGACAACAAACCCCTCGCCGGTGTCGGCGGGAAGACCGCTCACCGCTACACCTTCGAGGATGTGAGCGAGGACCACGGCATCACGGCGGCCTTCCGGGCCCTGCCAACGCCCACGCCGGCTCCGCAGCCCACGGCCACCCCGACGCCTGCGCCGACGGCGACACCGACCCCGGCGCCCACCGCCGCACCGACCCCCACGCCCACACCGGGGCCGATCCCCCAGCCGGAGGAGATCGACAGCGACGACGTGACTCCCGATGAAGGAACCGTCAGCGTGGACGTCGCCCCGTTGAGCGGAGACGAACAGCAGGGCATCGAGGATGGTGCCCAGACGCTGCTGGACGACGGTGAGGCCCAGCGTGTGGACGAAATCCGGGCCACCAGGGTGAAGGCCAGAGTGGAAGAGCCCGGCGGCAAGGCGGGATTCTCCATCGGTGACGGTGGAGACAGCAGGAGCGCCCGGGCCGAGACAAAGAGGGCGCTGCTGGTCAGAAACGCATCGACCGGCGAGTGGGACCGCACCACCCCGCCCCACAGCGGCGAGGATCTGGACGTCACGGAAGGCGACGCGGGCCTGACCGTACGCGTCCGGGACGGCGGCACCTACGACCGTGACGGCGCCACCGACGGCAGCGTGGAGACCGACCTGGCCGTGGTGGCCTACACCCCCGCCGAGCCCA